GCAGTGCGCTGGCCGCCATGGGGAACCCGTTCCCTCCTGGCTTGTGGAACCCACCTGGCCAGAACTTCGGGCTGGGGGAGACCAACACTAACGCTATGCTTAATGGGCACCAGTTCTCCTCGTTCTTGGGGATGCTGTCAGCAGCGACGCCCGCATATCCCGGCGCCCAGTCGGGGTTCATGGATTGTGGGGCAGGGTTTCCTGGCTTAAGTGCAAACAGTCTTGGAGCCATGATGGATCACCCTTTTTCTAGGAACCCTGCTATGGGTAGTTTCCAAAACGATATTGAGACGTCTAGGGAGATGAATGTGGACGAAGGTTGCAAGGATGCATTATTGACCGGTGATAGGCAGCAAGGAGACACCGAGAGTTCACATGGTGTTGATGCCTCTAGCAAGGAGTTAAGCAAGCCGGAGTGCAGTGGTGGCGCTGGTCAGGATGAAGGGCCTAGTGTCTCTTGTCCCAAGAAGAGGAAAAGACCAAGCCAGGTACTTGTTTAATCCTCCCTGTTATATAGCTGAATTTGTGTCGTGATTTTGATGGAACTTAGAATTCGATTTTCTCATGAAGGATCGTGGGGTGAAGCATGTACAAGAAGGGAGCCAGCAATTGGCAACTCTGGCTGCAAAGCAGGAGAAAGATGACGACGACAAAGATGAACCAAAGAGGCCTGTTGGGACATCCAGAAAGTCCAACGGGAAGCAAACTGAGGATAAATCTGATGCGCCAAAGGAAGATTACATTCATATAAGAGCTCGAAGTGGCCAGGCTACAAACAGCCATAGTCTTGCAGAAAGGGTAAGTCCCGAGTTATCTTCCCTGAACTACCTTTATCGAATGGTATTTCTAGCTACTTAGCTTCAGTGTTATTTGTTTGCAATACAGGTTCGGAGGGAAAAGATTAGTGAAAGGATGAAATTTCTTCAGGACCTTGTTCCTGGTTGTAGTAAAGTAAGCACTTCTAAATGAGGAAGTCAGCACTTTTTAGCTGTATATTATCTCCACAATTATTGCCATAGAAAAACTTATTTGCATGCTAAATGAGGAAGTCAGCACTTTTTAGCTGTATATTATCTCCACAATTCAAATTATTGCCATTCGCTATTTTCACAAGCAAGATTGTATACCAGGTCATTGGTAAGGCCGTTATGCTGGATGAGATAATCAATTATGTTCAATCATTACAGCGGCAAGTTGAGGTATGATGTCCGCTAAACTTGTAACATTGTTTGCAGCTTTTGCTCTTTGCTGTAATGTGAACTTGTTGACCCTGTATGTGCATATTGGGCAGTTTTTGTCGATGAAACTTTCAGCTGTCAATCCAGCACTAGACTTCAACATAGAGCGCATTCTATCTAAGGATGTATGTAACCCCCTGCCAGATATTTATTGTTAATTAAATTTCATTTGTTTTCCTTGTGCTGATATATGTTCCATACATACAGTTATTTCAGTCTCAAGGAACTGCATCGTCTACCTTTGGCTTCTTACCAGACATTGGCCATCAATTTTTGCATCCACCAAAACATTCTCAAGCTGCGTTGCACAGCATTGTAAATCCCGCCGATGCATTTGGAAGGGTAACAAATGCTCCGGTAGGATGTACATTCAAAGAGGCCACACATCAGGTTTGTCCCATCACTTATTGTGCCTATGTTTCTCATTTTAAGCCCTTTAAAACAAATGCTAGATTGATGGACATCAATAGGAAAGGGCAGTACCTGGTAGATTTCCAATAGACCTACCACAGTGCTGTATTGTGTGGTAGTACATGCATTACTAGTTCATTACAACTTCTATTGAAAAGAGAGTACCTTCTAGATTTCCTTTAAGCCTGGTGCAGTTCTGTATTATGTGGTAGCTCCAGAATTACTAGTTCATTACTAGTCCTTTTGTTCATTTCGATCAGATTTATCCTCTTATGACTTGAGCATATTGCACAGGTGCCCAATAATTTTGATGGAGAGTTCCACAACGTGATTGGGATGCCTTTTACCCTGTTTAATGACCATGAATCAAATGATAAACCTTGAGCAATAGATTCCGCAACCGAAGCAAGAAATCATAACGGGCCAAGAGATTTCAACAGAACAACATGTGAGCTTGTTGACACTGTTCCACTAGCTCGCATTTGAGCACTGAAGTATATCCATCCAAATTGCTTAATTGTTGATTTCCCAATATTGGAATCAGCACTTGAGATATCCTATAGAGGCCCTTTCCTCAGATGTACCATTTGCTATTGGAGGAAGCTGGAGATCCGACTCTCGGGACGTCCACATGGAGATTTCAAGCTTTACATTCTCCTCTGAAAATTTACGTGTATAACTATTGGTGATTCAACAATCTTTGCATCATGATGGTGAGTTCCATTTTGCCAGAAGGTGGCTGTATCTGGGTACCATCTAGTTCAGACCCAGTAATATTGTAAAATGCTCTCTTTCTGCAAGATTCACACTCCGCGGTATAATATAACAGCCTTTGGTTTGTTAGTTGCTAGTATCGTGAGAGTGAAAGAAGAATCTTTGTTGTACTTCTATGGCTGCGCATGCAACCATATAGAACTGTGTACTGGTTTTCGATTTCTTGAGAATATTATGAGTGTATTTTCAGCGCGTGATTATGTGTGGAAGAAACAGTGAAGGCATCTGCTCTTCCAGAATTCCAAAAAAACTGTAGGCATCTGTGCTATTTTCATCGTGATCGCCTCATCTGAACTTGGATAGTTGACAAAAGAATCAAAGAAACTGCAAATCTTGTTTCGACGAATTTGCTCAAGGGAAGATCATGAGCGTAGTCAGTCGAGTAGAACTACAGAATTTAGCATGTTGAACTACGTAGTTCTGAAGCCAGTTTAAGTGAGCACAATATCTTAAAACTGAATCTCAAATGAGTTCTGCAACCACATACAATTTTGCTCTGGATACATACAATTTTGCAGTACATCTTTTCTGAGAAAAAACCCAAACCAACCAAGACAATCTTATGTTAACGAATATCATCAAAGCCTAGCCTTAATTACAACCTAAGAAGACAAACAAGAACGAAACTATACAATATCATACCCACTATGACACTTTAGTTACATTGCATCTGCAGAAATTCCTTTTTACCTCGTTTTCTCTTTGTAATCTAGTTACACCAAACAATGCACCAGCTGATGGATGGTATGAAGCCAAGAAGACGGCAAAGGGATGTTCGCTACAGCTCGACGGACATGTAGGTGGCCGAGTAGTCCGGCATCCGGTGCAGGCTCCGGAGCACGCTCTCGGCGACCTGCTTGGTGGCGGTGTCGCCCTTGTGGAAGGCGCCCACCAGCGCGCTGGGCAGGGCACGGTCAGAGGTGACCTCCCTGACGCACCGGTCACCGCCGTTCTCGAGGAAGCTCTCCAGGGCCCAGAAGCACCGCCGCAGCACCGCGCCGCTGCCCTGCTCGTCGTTGCGGTGCTGCCGCACCAGCCGCAGAATGTGCCGCGGAGCGTTGTGCTCGGTGAGCACGGCCACGCCGCCCACCACGTCCACGCCTTCGTCCATGAGCGTGCAGAGCGCGCCCAGTGCGGCCTCGACCACGTGACTGTTCTCGTTGCTCTCTAGGACGCCGAGGAGGCACTCGACCGTGCCGCCCTCCACCAGGCAGAACGTGGCGGCGGGAGAGCACACGCCTCGGTGCACGGGGCAGAGACGGCTGTGCGCAGGCGGTTTCCGGTTGTCGTGCACCCGGCCGGTTCGCAGGCGCCGGAGAATGTTCTTCTTGGGCTGCTGTTCCTCGGACGGCGGCTTCGACCGGTTCGCCGACTGCTGGCTGAGGTTCTCGAGGCCGACCGCCGCGAGCCGCTGCACCTCGTCACTGCCTGACGACCGGACGAGCAGATCGGTCAGCACCGAGGTGAAGTTATGGTCCATGGCTGCCTGGAGCACATCCTGGTCGTGCAGCGTCGTCGTCAGCCGGACGAGCGAGCCCACGAGGCCCTCCAAGTATGGCTTCGCATGGCGGCTCGCCCGCATCCCGCCATGCTGCATCTCCTCTATCTTGGCCAGCATGGTCGGCACTGCGTTCTGGTGCAGCAGCGCGAGGTTGAGTGTCAGATGCTGATAGGGCAGCTTTGACAGGAGCGTCGCAGACACAGCGTGCCGCTCCGTGATCCGCCCCAACTGGCTGATGCTCCTGATCAGCCTGCCCAGCTGCCCAGGCACCTTGCAGAGCTTCTCGGCAATGGTGTGCCCCATCTGTGGGGACAATGCAGTGAGCAGCTTCGTCGCAGCAATGCCAAGTGCCTCGCTAGGTGAACCCATGAACTCGATCACGGTCTGGCTGCTGTCTTGCTCCTTCATGACTGAGACCACCGTGGCAAGCGGTTTGGGGAGCGCGGTGAGCGCGAGCAGCACACGCAAAATGTTGAGGTTGAGATCGTCGGGCATGGAGCATCTGAGCATGTGTGCAAAGTTGTACACCGAGTACTTGGACGTGATAACATGACCTTCCTTGTTGACAACGATGGCCTCCGGGTTCATGCCAGATTTGACAATGTTGGCAAGTACTGCTGCAGCCTCGGTCTTGGATCCCATGGGCTCATCATCGATCTTTCGAATGAAGAGCGCCTCAACCATGACTGGAACAGCGCCTGCGTCCACAAGTGTCTTGCCATTGGGCTGGTGAGAAGAGATTTGGACCAGGACATCAAGCGCCGCCTTGCAGATACTAGCATTGCCGCTGTGCACCATCTTGACAAGTATCTCCGATGCGCTCCCGGCAATGTTGATGGTCATCTCCTGCTTCTGGACTAGCTCGCCGAGATAACCCACCATCTCCATCTGCACATCTTCCGACCCTGTTTCATGCACATATTCATGTTAGCTAATGATGTTTGGCACGAGCGGTTGCGAACTTGCATGTACAATGCATAGTATCGAGTTTTTTTAGGAAACCCCTCAAATCAGTCACCAGTGCACGACTTCTACTTTGAGCTCGAGATTTAGTTCACTTGTTGCAAAACAAATTTGTACTGACATACTGTTTAGAAACATAGGCAGTAACTCCTACTATAGTGATTCTAGTTTAGAAACTGTTTGGACAAAATGCTAGTTTAGAAAGTGTTTGGACAAAATGGCAACTATTCTTATCAGTGCAAGGGAAATGTTCTCAGATACTTCAAAATATTAAATTTGGATTTTGACAAGACAAAATTGCTCTTTTCAATGTTTTATGTGGAAGAGTTAAAAAAAATGTAGGAGGTCAGGTATGTTTCTGCACAGGTAAAATATATTACCTTCAACGAGATGCCTTTGGAGAGGGTCCAAGTAGCCGCTTTCAGCCATGTACTTGATATTCTTTGGGCATTTCTCCAGGTTCTGGAGGACCTCTCCGGCCTTCTCTGAAGTAATTGGATCATCTGAGTTGTTGAatttcatcgtgatcagaattaatATGCTTCCAGCAGTTGCCCCGATGTTTTCTAATAGTAACTCTGATTTTGAAAGCTCTAGCAAGAAACAGATAGCTGCATGTCTTTCATCCGAACTACTACTAGAAAGCAGCTTTATTGTCCTTGAGACAGCTCTGGTTTTTGCTATGATTTCCTGCATGTCACGAGGCAACATTTGAGTTGTTAATCTAAGATGCAGGACCAATACAAATTGAAACTGGACTCTACCAATAATTTCAGCATTTCATTAAGTTTCACATGGTGATTTCGAAAAATAATTTTGACATGGCCAAGCTGGGATTTCACGAAAGCTGAACACATTTCAGACTTCCTTACCTTTCCTGGCTCATCTTCGA
The sequence above is drawn from the Triticum aestivum cultivar Chinese Spring chromosome 7A, IWGSC CS RefSeq v2.1, whole genome shotgun sequence genome and encodes:
- the LOC123150105 gene encoding transcription factor bHLH49, with product METNEKNAADLEDKNQPSGHGQQPSFHGPGFSLSPEAQMDSSSSALAAMGNPFPPGLWNPPGQNFGLGETNTNAMLNGHQFSSFLGMLSAATPAYPGAQSGFMDCGAGFPGLSANSLGAMMDHPFSRNPAMGSFQNDIETSREMNVDEGCKDALLTGDRQQGDTESSHGVDASSKELSKPECSGGAGQDEGPSVSCPKKRKRPSQDRGVKHVQEGSQQLATLAAKQEKDDDDKDEPKRPVGTSRKSNGKQTEDKSDAPKEDYIHIRARSGQATNSHSLAERVRREKISERMKFLQDLVPGCSKVIGKAVMLDEIINYVQSLQRQVEFLSMKLSAVNPALDFNIERILSKDLFQSQGTASSTFGFLPDIGHQFLHPPKHSQAALHSIVNPADAFGRVTNAPVGCTFKEATHQVPNNFDGEFHNVIGMPFTLFNDHESNDKP
- the LOC123150104 gene encoding putative U-box domain-containing protein 42 → MQRSGGQARKAALAESIAAISEVMSTMASADVGQEKFLDAGNRLQRVPPATLEVQRVQNSPANVMHVAEYLAANVDLAKDLVARCSAVAQQLMDEDLQSITEDLDNVIKNIGHELSRIPASAFGSKRCADAAVGTHLQVTANGQHPNDQRSCDGYSEGDMTIVVANDRPKRRALHDGDMPRLVDFLQGMYHESHEFGGQSFSSLPEVAEYVEPLYDSFFCPLTNKVMVDPVTTESGITYDRRTIEEYFDSLTDDSEPVICPVTKIAMQSKTLRTNVPLKSTIAEWIMRNEATRIRIARTALSLARTEAMILEAIHELKLLARTRRKNREQMHKIGITKFLARLLEHKDALIRCDSLELLCLLVEDEPGKEIIAKTRAVSRTIKLLSSSSSDERHAAICFLLELSKSELLLENIGATAGSILILITMKFNNSDDPITSEKAGEVLQNLEKCPKNIKYMAESGYLDPLQRHLVEGSEDVQMEMVGYLGELVQKQEMTINIAGSASEILVKMVHSGNASICKAALDVLVQISSHQPNGKTLVDAGAVPVMVEALFIRKIDDEPMGSKTEAAAVLANIVKSGMNPEAIVVNKEGHVITSKYSVYNFAHMLRCSMPDDLNLNILRVLLALTALPKPLATVVSVMKEQDSSQTVIEFMGSPSEALGIAATKLLTALSPQMGHTIAEKLCKVPGQLGRLIRSISQLGRITERHAVSATLLSKLPYQHLTLNLALLHQNAVPTMLAKIEEMQHGGMRASRHAKPYLEGLVGSLVRLTTTLHDQDVLQAAMDHNFTSVLTDLLVRSSGSDEVQRLAAVGLENLSQQSANRSKPPSEEQQPKKNILRRLRTGRVHDNRKPPAHSRLCPVHRGVCSPAATFCLVEGGTVECLLGVLESNENSHVVEAALGALCTLMDEGVDVVGGVAVLTEHNAPRHILRLVRQHRNDEQGSGAVLRRCFWALESFLENGGDRCVREVTSDRALPSALVGAFHKGDTATKQVAESVLRSLHRMPDYSATYMSVEL